The genomic stretch ATGAGCAGCGAGAAGCGTGCGCCATAGAGCAGGCGCGAGAGGATGTCGCGCCCGACCGGGTCGGTGCCGAGCAGATATTGCGTTGAGCCGCCGTCCTGCCAGGCCGGTGGCCGCAGGAATGCGGTCTTGTCCTGAACGTCAGGCGCGTAGGGCGCCAGCAGCGGCGCGAACAGCGCCGCCAGCACCAAGAGGATGAAGACGAACAGGCCGATGACGGCGCCCCGGTTCACCGAGAAATAGTACCAGAACGTCTTGAGGCCGGTGAGGCGATCCGGGTTGCCGGCGGCCATCGGGGCGATTTCGCTCGACTGGCTCATCACGCCGCCCTTATGCGTGGGTTGATGACGGCATAGAGCACGTCGACGATCAGGTTCACGGCCATGACGATAAGGGCAATCAACAGCAGGCCGGACTGCACGACGACATAGTCGCGCTTGGAAATGGATTCGACCATCCATCTGCCGATGCCGGGCCACGAGAAGATCGTTTCGGTAAGGATGGCGCCGGCGAGCAGCGTACTAACCTGCAGGCCGATGGTGGTGACCACCGGAATGAGCGCGTTGCGCAGAGCATGCACGCCGATGACCCTGGCCGACGAAAGCCCTTTGGCTCGGGCCGTCCGCACATAGTCCTCGCCCAGCACCTCGAGCATGGCGGAGCGCGTCTGGCGCGCTATCACAGCCAGCGGAATGGTGCCGAGCACGATTGTCGGCAGCACCAGATGGCGCAACACCGAGCGAAACGCGTCCCATTTGCCGTAGAGCAAGGTGTCGATGGTCATGAAGCCGGTGATCGGCTTGAAGAAGTACTGCAGGTCGATGCGGCCGTTAACCGGTGTCCAGCCGAGATAACCGGAGAAAAAGATGATCAGCAGCAGACCCCACCAGAAGATCGGCATGGAGTAGCCGACGAGCGCGGTGCCCATCAGCGACTGGTCGAACCACGAGCCGCGCTTGACGGCCGCGAAGATGCCGGCCGGGATGCCGAGCACCATGGCGAAAATCATGGCGAAAAACGACAGTTCCAGCGTCGCCGGGAAGAGCGTCTTGAACTCTTCGAGCACCGGGCGCTTGGATGAAATGGAAACGCCGAAGTCGCCTTTGGCGACTGCACCGACATAGCGCGTGTATTGCTCCCAGATCGGCAGATTGTAGCCGAACTGCTCCTTGAGCTCTTCGTAACGCGCCGGCGCCACGCCGTGTTCGCCGGCCATGGCAAGAATAGGATCGCCGGGCAGCAGCCTGACGAAGGCGAAGGCACAGATTGTGATGCCGACAAGCGTCGGGATCAAAAGTGCAATTCGGTGGAGTATATATTTCAGCATGATGTAGGGGGGCGGCGCCTCATTGCGCCGCCCCGCTCTATAGTCTTATTCGGCCTTGTCAACGCCGTCGAAGCGGTGAATGCCGAGCGGATCCATCTTGAAACCGCTGACATTGTTGCGCACGACCGCATAGACTTGGCTATGGACCAGCAGGAAGGCGGGCGCCTCCTTGGCGAAGATCACCTGCGCCTGCTCATAGAGCTTGGTGCGTTCGGCCTGGTCGCTGGTCTTCTTGGCCTTCTGGATCAGATCCTCGAAGTCCTTGTCGCACCAGCTGGAGTAGTTCGACACGCCGATGGCCGAGCAGGCGAACAGGGTGGCGAAGAAGTTGTCCGGATCGCCATTGTCGCCGGTCCAGCCGATCTGGAACGCGCCGGGACGGTCCTTCTTCTTGCCTTCCGAGCGATACTTGGTCCACTCGTAGTTGACGATCTCCGCCTTGACGCCGACCTTGGCCCAGTCGGCCTGGATCAGTTCGGCGGCGCGCTGGAAGTTCGGATTGTAGGGACGAACGCGATCGGAAGCCCAGAGCTGGATTTCCTTCAGCCCGGCAGCCTCGAGCACCTTCTTGGCCGCATCCGGATTGTAGGCGTCGGTCTTCACATCCTTGTTCCACGACCACATGGTCGGCGGGATCAGGTTTTCGGCAGGCGTGGCGCCGGCATCCTGGAAGAGCGACTTGATCAGCGATTCCCGGTCGATCGCCTGGTTGAGCGCGTGGCGCACTTCAGGCTTGTCGAGCGGCGGGATGGTGGTGTTGTAGCTCATATAGCCGATGTTCAGGCCGGCCTGATCCATCAGGGTCACGTCCTTGTTGGCCTTGATGGAAGCGATGTCGGCCGGGTTCGGATAGGGCGCGATGTCGCATTCGCCGGCAAGCACTTTCTGAGTGCGGGCGGTGGCGTCGGGCGTAATGGCGAAGACGAGATCGTCGATCTTTTCCTTGCCCTTGAAGTAGTCGGGGTTGGCCGCATAGCGGATGACCGAATCCAGCTGGTAGTCGACGAACTGGAATGGGCCGGTGCCGATCGGCTTGGTCGAGAAGTCGGCCATCTTGCCGTCCTTCGCCAACTGGTCGGCATATTCCTTCGACACGATCGAGGCGAAGTCCATGCCAAGATTGGCCAGCATCGGCGCGTTCGGCTCGGTCAGCGTCAGCTTGACGGTCAGGTCGTCGACCTTCTCCCACTTGGCGACATATTTCGGCATGTCCATGCCGGTGTAATAGTCCCAGGTCAGGTTCGGCAAATACTTGTCGCCGTTCCAGGGGTTTTCCTTGTTGAACTGGCGGTCGAAGGAGAAGATGACGTCGTCGGCGTTGAGGTCACGCGTCGGCTTGAAATAGTCGGTGGTCTGGAACTTCACGCCCGGATGCAGGTGGAAGGTGTAGACCAGGCCGTCGTCGGAGATTTCCCACTTGTCCGCAAGGCCGGGCTCGACCTCGGTGCCGCCATGCTTGAACTCGACCAGGCGCGAATAGACGGTACGCGACGAGGCATCGAAGTCGTTGCCGCCGGTCGTGGTACCCGGATCAAAATTGGCAGGCGATGCTTCCGAGCAATAGACGAGCGTCTTTGCATTGGCCATGCCGCCCAGGACGCTTGCGGCCAGCAACGCGGCCGCAAAAGCGAGTTTCTTTTTCATTGAGCACTCCCTGATGTTCTTCCAAGCCCCTCTATCAGGCTCGCGAAGCGCGCATATAAGCACCGTTTTTCCGGCTTTGGAACACCCCGTTTGCTTACCCCGCGGGAAGCAGGAAAAAAATCCGCCATTTTGCTAAACGGCAGAAAAAATTAGCAGTTTTTTCCATTCACGAGATTATTAACGACCGCATTTTTTTATTGATCCGGCATCTGGCGACATGGACGCCGCGCCTGCCTTCACCCGGTCATCGATGCGGAAACATGCCGGTTTCAAGTGTCGCCGGCGGGAAAGATTTTCGACGGCAAATCTTTCGGCGCCTTGCCGCAGGGGCAAGACTTGCACCACCGCCGATAGAGGCAATACATAGATGGATATGCTGGCGGCACGGAGGACGTCTCTGTCAATTCGGAGGCGGGCGCGGCATGGGCGACCAGAACGGGCGAACAGGAATTGCTAGGGAGGAACGGGTGGCAAAAGCATCAAAGGCGCCGGTGAAAGCGTCGGCAAAGGCAGTCTCGAAACCAGCCGCCGCCGACGGGCAAGGCAAAGCTGGCGCCAAGGCCGCGACCGCCGGGACACGCGCAAAGTCTGCCAAGACGGCACCGGCGGCAAAGGCGGCCACCGCCAAGGCGGTTGCGAAGCCGGCAACGAAAGCCGCCCCGGCAAAGACCTCCGTGACGAAGACCTCTGCGACGAAGACTCCGGCGAAGGCTGCTCCGGCAAAGACTTCTCCCGTAAAGACCTCTCCCGCAAAGACCTCTCCCGCAAAGACTGGGGCAACGAAGGCCGCATCGCCGGCGAAGGCAGCGCCGACAACGAAACCGGCGACGGCTGCCAACAAGCGGTTGCCGAAGGCACTCACGGAACTTGCCGCCGGCCTGCCCGAGAAGCCGTGGCTCAAGAGCTATCCAAAAAATGTTGCGGCCGAGATCGGTGCGTTGCCCTACAGTTCGATCGGCGATTTCCTGGTCGCCGCCTGCAAGCAGTTCTCCGCCCAGCCGGCCTTCACCTGCATGGACAAATCGATCAGCTACGCCGATGTCGAGCAGTTGTCGGCGGCCTTTGGTGCCTATCTGCAATCGAAGGGGCTGCAAAAGGGCGCGCGCGTCGCCGTGATGATGCCCAACGTCCTGCAATATCCGGTGGCGATGATGGGCATCCTGCGCGCCGGCTATGTCGTGGTGAACATCAATCCGCTCTACACGCCGCGCGAGCTGGAGCACCAGCTCAAGGATTCCGGCGCGCAAGCCATCGTCATCCTGGAAAATTTCGCCAGCACCTTGCAGGCGGTCATCGCCAGGACCGCGGTCAAGCATGTCGTGGTGGCGGCCATGGGCGACATGCTCGGCCTCAAGGGCACGATCGTCAACTTCGTCGTACGCCGCGTGAAGAAGATGGTGCCGGCATGGTCGCTGCCCGGGCATGTCAAGTTCAATGCGGCGATGAAGGCCGGCGCCGGCCTTGGCTTCAAGCCGGCCAAGGTTGCAGCCGACGATGTCGCCTTCCTGCAATATACGGGCGGCACCACGGGTGTGTCGAAGGGCGCCACGCTGCTGCACAGCAATGTGCTCTCCAATGTCGTGCAGAATGCGCAGTGGATGGAGGACGCCTATACGATCAAGCCGAAACCCGCGCACCCGAACTTCATCTGCGCGTTGCCGCTCTATCATATCTTCGCGCTGACGGTGAACGCGCTGATGGGCATGCAGCAAGGCGCCCGCAACGTGCTCATTCCCAACCCGCGCGATATTCCAGGCTTCGTCAAGGAACTGGCGAAGTATCCGGTCCACATCTTTCCCGGCCTCAACACGCTGTTCAACGCGCTGCTCAACAACGAGGACTTCCGCAAGCTCGACTTCAAGCCGCTGGTGCTGACGCTGGGCGGCGGCATGGCGGTGCAGAAGGGCGTCGCCGAACGCTGGAAGGCGTTGACCGGCTGCCCTGTCACCGAAGGCTACGGCCTCTCGGAAACATCCCCGGTGGCGACGGCCAACAAGTTCAGCTCCGGCGAGTTCACCGGCACGATCGGCCTGCCGCTGCCTTCGACGGAAATCGCCATCCGCGACGACGACGGCAACAATCTGCCGCTGGGCGAGGTCGGCGAAATCTGTATCCGGGGACCGCAGGTGATGGCGGGCTACTGGAACCGGCCCGACGAGACCGCCAAGGTGATGACCAAGGACGGCTACTTCAAGTCAGGCGACATGGGCTTCATGGATGAGCGCGGCTACACCAAGATCGTCGACCGCAAGAAGGATATGATCCTGGTCTCGGGCTTCAACGTCTATCCGAACGAGCTCGAGGAGGTCGTGGCGATGCATCCGGGCGTTCTCGAAGTGGCGGCGATCGGCGTGCCGGACGAGCATTCGGGCGAAGTGCCGAAGCTGTTCATCGTCAAGAAGGATCCAGCCCTGACCGTGGAAGCCATCACCGCTTTCTGCCGCGAGAACCTGACCGGCTACAAGCGGCCCAAATACATCGAGTTCAGGACCGAATTGCCGAAGACGCCGGTCGGCAAGATCCTGCGGCGGGCGCTGCGCGCCTAGTGAAGGATCATCCCTTCGGCGACGAGGCGCCGGGCAGCCCGCGCCTCGACCCGACGGGCTTCATCAAGGCGAACATGCGCCTTGTGCCGGTGCCCGCGCTTGCCGAAATCCGGCTTTACACAGCCCACCCAGGCAGCGGGCTGAGGCGCCTCGTCGACCCTGAAGACGATGCTGACGCGGACGACGACGCGCCCGAACCGCAGCCGCCCTACTGGGCCTATGCCTGGGCCGGCGGCGCCGTGCTGGCACGCCACATCCTCGATCATCCAAAGATGGTGGCGGGCCGCCGCGTGCTCGACCTTGGTGCTGGTTCAGGCATCGTCGGCATCGCCGCCGCGAAGGCCGGCGCAAGCCAGGTGACTGCTGCCGAGATCGACCGCAACGGTGTGGCCGCGATCGGCCTCAACGCGGCGGCGAACGGCGTCGCCATCAACATTGTCGACAAGGACATCACCACGGGTCCGCCGCCGCCGGTCGACCTCGTGTTTGCCGGCGACGTGTTCTACAGCCGCGAGGTTGCCCTGCGGGTTATCCCGTTCCTCGATCGCTGCCTGGCAGCCGGCATCGAGGTGCTGGTCGGCGATCCCCGACGCCACGACCTGCCGCTGTCCCGGCTGCGGCTGCTTGCGGAATATCCGGTGCCGGATTTCGGCGACGCGAAAGGCGCCGCACTGAAGCCGAGCGGCGTGTTTCGTTTCGAGGCTGATACGGAACCCGCGCCGGCGGGAGCGATCAAACCGTCTCCTTGACCCGTGCCGACAGGAAATCCGGCAGGTCGGCAACCGAATCGAGAACGACGTCGGCAATGCCGGCCAGCGATTCACGCGTGCCGGTGCCGGAGAGCACGCCCACCGCCAGGCCGCAGCCGCCGGCGCGCGCCATTTCGAGATCGTGGCGGTTGTCGCCGACCATGGCGATCTCCGCCGGCTTCAGGCCCGTAAGGTCGCAAAAGGCCTGGATGGTGTCGGGCGCGGGTTTGGGGTTGGCCACCGCGTCATAGCCATAGGCGGCGTCGAACAGTTGGGCGACGCCCAGCGTGACCAAGGTCTTTTCCGCGCCGCTGGTGGAATCGTTGGTGGCGACGCCAAGCCGGTAGGATCGCTTGTGCAGTGTTGCCAGCGTGTCGACGATGCCCGGCAGCGCCACCGCCATCGCCGAGCCCTGCACCGAGGTGATCTCGTTGAAGCGGGCGACGGCCAGCATCTGGTCTTCGTCGGACAGGCGCGGGAACCACAGTTCGACGACATCCATGTTGGTGCCCGAGGCAAAGATCGAATCGGGCTTGAAGCGGCGGTTGGCGAAATCGAAGCCGGCGGCCGCCAGCAGCCTGTCGGCCTTCCAGCGATCGCCGTCGGCAGCGTCCATGGCCATGAAGTCGGCAACGCCGAGCCAGGTGGCGTTGAAGTCGACAAGTGTCCCGTCCTTGTCGAACAATATGCCTTTGATGTCTGCCAAATCAGTCACTCCGAACCACGCAATTGGTGGATGCGTTCCACAAGGCCCCTGGTCGAGGCGTCCCGGTTTGCGGCGCTTTCCTTGCCTTCCACGACAGGCAGCAGGCCGGTCGCCAGTTCCTTGCCGAGCTCGACGCCCCACTGGTCGAAGGAATTGATGTTGAACAGCGTGCCCTCGACGAAGACGCGGTGCTCGTAGAGCGCGATCAGCCGGCCGAAAGTGCGCGGGTCGAGCTTGCGATAGAGGATGGTCAGCGAAGGGCGGTTGCCGGAGAAGACACGGTGCGGCGCTATTTTGTCGACATCGGCCGGCTTCATGCCCTTGGCCAGCATCTGCGCGCGCGCCTCGTCCAGCGTGCGGCCCTTCATCAGTGCTTCCGACTGCGCCAGGCAATTGGCGAGCAGCAAATCATGCTGATGCTTGAGCTCCGGCTCATGGCCGACGGCCGCGGCGAGAAATTCGACCGGGATGAGGTCGGTGCCCTGGTGCAGAAGCTGGAAGAAGGCGTGCTGGCCATTGGTGCCCGGCTCGCCCCAGACCAGCGGCCCGGTCGGCGTCGCCACGGGCGTGCCGTCAAGGGTGACGCCCTTGCCGTTCGATTCCATGTCGAGCTGCTGCAGATAGGCCGGCAGCCGGGACAGGCGCTGGTCATAGGGGATGACCGCGCGGGCCGGATAGCCGCAGATCACGCGATGCCACCAGCCGACCAGCCCCAGAAGCACCGGCAGGTTCGCGGTGAGCGGCGCGGTGCGGAAATGCTCGTCCATCTCATGGGCGCCATCGAGGAAGGCGCGGAAATTCCTTGGACCGATGGCGATCATGACCGGCAGGCCGATCGCGCCCCAGACCGAATAGCGGCCGCCGACCCAGTCCCAGAAACCGAAGACGCGGTCCTGCTCGATGCCGAACTTGGCCACAAGGTCGAGCGCCGTCGAGACGGCGGCGAAATGCTTGCCGACCGCCTGCTTGCCGAGCGCCTTCTGCACCCAGTCGCGCGCCGTCTGCGCGTTGGTCATCGTCTCGACCGTGGTGAAGGTCTTGGAGGCGATGATGAACAGCGTGGTTTCCGCCGACAGGCCCTTCAGCGTGTCATGGATATGGGCGCCGTCGATGTTGGAGACATAATGCGCGCGCGGCCCGTCATGATAGGGCGCCAGCGCCAGCGTCGCCATGGCCGGGCCGAGGTCGGAGCCGCCAATGCCGATGTTGACGATATCGGTGATCTTCTTTCCGGTGGCGCCTGGCGCCTTGCCGGAGCGGATGGCATCGGCGAAGGCGCCCATCGCGTCGAGCACGGAAAGGACGTCGGCCTTGACGTCCTGGCCATCGACCGTGACGCCCTTGCCGCTGAGATTGCGCAGCGCCGTGTGCAGCACGGCGCGGTCCTCGGTGATGTTGATCTTCTTGCCGGCGAACATGGCGGCGCGCCGCCCTTCGAGATCAGCGGCGCCGGCGAGCTTTTCCAGCAAATCCATGGTGGTTGCGTCAACGGCGCATTTCGACCAGTCGAGCAAAAGGTCGCCGTCGCTGGCGGAGAATGTCTGGAAACGCCGTGGATCGGCGGCGAAGGCCTGGCGCATGCTGCCAGGTGCCGCGGCGCGATGATCGCGCAAGGCGGCAAGCTGTTTCTGGAAGGCTGACTTATCCACTGGCGGGAGGCTCCTGGCGTTTTTCGACGTACTTTATCAGACCGGATGTTTCCGGCGCGTGTCGTCGCGACAAACCTATTGAGCCGAATTCCGTGCGGTCAATACGCGGCGATGCCGCATCGCATCACGATGCGATGACACAATGTGTCACTCCGGGCGGCGACGGAGCCCGATTTCGGTCGAAGGATCACTGGCATAAATCCCAAAGATCAGAAAAATTGATTGGCGCAACCCCTTGTGCCACCCATACACTCGACTGGTCCAGCCAAATGAAAATTGCTGGCCATCCGAGGAAGATCTCCCATGCCACAGCGCAACGACACGGCCATATGGTCCGGCCTGTTCCGGATTTCGGCCGAATCCGGCCAAACCCTGCAGGCGCAGATCCGCCAGGCCATCGTGGCCGCCATTCTCGACCGACAGATCGCCGCTTCGATGCCGCTTCCCTCCTGCCGCATCCTGGCCGAAAAGCTTGGCGTCGCACGCGGGACGGTGGTTCTGGCCTTCCAGCAGCTCGTCGACCAGGGTTTCCTGGTGGCGCGCGAGCGGCGCGGCCATTTCGTCAATCCCGACGTGCTGGCAACACCGGCCAAGCCGCACCAGAAGGCGCCCGACCAGGCCAATGAGATCGACTGGAAGGCACGCCGGCAGATCGCCGCCAGCGACATGCCGCCGCCGGCCAAGCACGAGAACTGGATCAAGTCGTCCTATCCCTTCGTCTACGGCCAGTTCGATCCTGCGCTGTTCCCGACCGCCGAGTGGCGCGAATGCAACCGCATGGCGCTCGCGGTGCTCGAAATCCGCAACTGGGCGTCCGACATGGTCGATCGCGACGATCCGCTGCTGATCGAGCAGATCCAGGCGCGGCTTTTGCCGCGGCGTGGCATCTTCGCCAATCCGGACGAAATCATCGTCACGCTTGGCGCCCAGAACGCGCTCTATATGCTGGCTTCGCTGCTGATGACCAAGGGCTCGAAGGTGGCAATGGAGGATCCGGGCTACCCCGACGCACGCTCGATCTTCCGGCTTGCCGGCGCCGACATCCAGCCGGTGCCGGTCGACCAGTCCGGCATCGTAACCTCTTCTATCCCCAATGATTCCGGCTTCGTCTTTGTCACGCCCAGCCATCATTGCCCGACCATGGTGCCGTTGTCGGCCGAGCGGCGGCAGGATCTTCTGGCGCGCGCCAACCGGCACAATCAGATCATCATCGAGGACGGCTATGACAGCCAGCTTCTCGACGAGGCGCCGCAGCAGGCGCTGAAGAGCCTCGACCGTTCCGGCCGTGTCGTCTATGTCGGCTCGATGTCGAAGACGCTGGCTCCCGGCCTGCGGCTTGGCTACATCGTGGCCTCCGCTGGACTAATCTCGGAACTCAGGGCGCTGCGCCGCTTCATGCTGCGTCATCCGCCGGCCAACAACCAGCGCGCCGTGGCGCTCTTCCTGTCGCTCGGCCATCACGAGGCCCTGGTGCGGCGCCTGTCGAGCGCCTTCGATGAGCGGCGCAAGCGTCTGGTCCATGCGATTTCCGCTTTCCTGCCGGAGTGGCGCTCGACGGATTCGGCCGGCGGCACATCGCTCTGGCTCGAGGGGCCGCGCGGCACCGATTCCCGCGGTTTGGCCGAGGCCGCCGCCTCGCGTAGCGTGATCATCGAGCCGGGAGACCGCTTCTTCGACCGCACCGAAAAGCCTTCGCGTTTCATGCGCCTGGGCATTTCCTCGATCGCGCTGCAGCATATCGAGCCCGGCATCCGGGAACTCGCCACCGCGGCCGGCCGCAGACCGGCAGCCGCCTGATCCACCTACCCGATCCTTTGAACGGAGCCGCCCAATCGCGGCTCCGTTTCCTTTAGCGCTGGCATATGCAACCAGACCGGCTGGCTCATAGTCTGTGCCAATGCCGGCGGCATAGTCGTGGCACAAAGGGGAAGAAGCAGCCGATGGTGGACCAACCGCCGCCCTGTTTCCGAGAAAAGTGGAGTGCCTCCATGTCAGTGGTTCTTGAAAAGCAGGAAGCAGCAGTGGATCAGCGCTCGCGCCGCTCCGGTGGACGCGAAGCGCGCCGTGCCATGCGGGCAGCGCCGCTCGCCGACGACATCAGGCCGGTGCGCGCCGGCCTCGAGGGCGGCAGCTACGGACCGTTGCGCGGCAACGACCAGGAGCGAATCCACGAGGCGGTGCTGACGCTGCTGGAAACGGTCGGCTTCGCCAATGCCATACCCTCCTGCATCGAGGCGCTGACCAAGGCCGGCGCCACCTATGGCGATGACGGCCGCATCCGCTTCCCGCGCGCGCTGGTGCTCGACACCATCAAGAAGGCCGCACGCAATTTCACCCTGCACGGCCAGGACCCGAAACACGATATGGTGATCCAGGGCAAGCGCGTGCATTACGGCACGGCCGGTGCGGCCGTGCATCTGGTCGATGTCGAGAAGCGTGAATATCGCGAATCGCTGTTGCAGGACATCTATGACGCCGCCCGCATCGTCGAGGGGCTCGACAACATCCATTTCTTCCAGCGGCCGATGGTGCCGCGCGACATTCCCGATCCGCTCGAGATGGACTTCAACACGCTCTACGCCTGCGTGATGGGCACGTCGAAGCATGTCGGCACCTCGTTCACGGTGCGCGAGAACGTGCAGCCGGCGCTGGAAATGCTCTATGCCATTGCCGGCGGCGAGGAGAATTTCCGCGCCCGGCCATTCGTGTCGAACTCCAACTGCTTCGTCGTGCCGCCGATGAAATTCGCCGAGGACGCCTGCGGCGTGCTCGAGGCCTGCGTCGAGGGCGGCATCCCGATCCTGCTTTTGTCGGCCGGACAGGCCGGCGCGACCGCGCCGGCGGCGATTGCCGGCGCCGTGGTGCAGGCCGTGGCCGAAGTGCTGGCCGGCCTGGTCTATGTCAATGCCATCAAGCCGGGACATCCGGCGATCTTCGGCACCTGGCCATTCGTGTCGGATCTGCGGACCGGCGCCATGTCGGGCGGCTCGGCCGAACAGGCGGTGCTGACCGCGGCCTGCGCGCAGATGGCGCAGTTCTACGATCTGCCGGGCGGTTCGGCCGCCGGCATGACGGATTCGAAACTGCCCGACATCCAGTCCGGCTACGAAAAAGGCATCACCGACGTGATGGCCGGCCTGGCCGGGCTCAACCTCGTTTATGAATCGGCCGGCATGCATGCTTCGCTGCTCGGCTTCTGCCTGGAAAGCCTGATCATCGACAATGACATGCTTGGCCATTGCCTGCGCTGCGTGCGCGGCATCGAGGTGACCGACGAGGCGCTGTCGATCGACACCATCGCCGAAGTCTGCCTGAACGGGCCGGGCCACTATCTCGGCAACGAGCAGACTCTGCGGCTGATGCAAACCGAGTATTTCTACCCGGCCGTCGGCGACCGGTTTTCGCCGAAGGAATGGAACGAGAAAGGCCGGCCCGACATCCTGCAGCGCGCGATCATCGAGAAGAAGCGCATCCTTGCCGAACGCTTCCCGCGCCATGTCGCAAAACTTCTCGACGACAAATTGCGCGCCCGCTTCGGCGACATGATCAAGCTGCCGCGCGCCAATATGGGCGGGTAGCGCCTCGCCTTACAAAAGTC from Mesorhizobium sp. 113-3-3 encodes the following:
- a CDS encoding ABC transporter permease subunit, whose product is MLKYILHRIALLIPTLVGITICAFAFVRLLPGDPILAMAGEHGVAPARYEELKEQFGYNLPIWEQYTRYVGAVAKGDFGVSISSKRPVLEEFKTLFPATLELSFFAMIFAMVLGIPAGIFAAVKRGSWFDQSLMGTALVGYSMPIFWWGLLLIIFFSGYLGWTPVNGRIDLQYFFKPITGFMTIDTLLYGKWDAFRSVLRHLVLPTIVLGTIPLAVIARQTRSAMLEVLGEDYVRTARAKGLSSARVIGVHALRNALIPVVTTIGLQVSTLLAGAILTETIFSWPGIGRWMVESISKRDYVVVQSGLLLIALIVMAVNLIVDVLYAVINPRIRAA
- a CDS encoding ABC transporter substrate-binding protein — protein: MKKKLAFAAALLAASVLGGMANAKTLVYCSEASPANFDPGTTTGGNDFDASSRTVYSRLVEFKHGGTEVEPGLADKWEISDDGLVYTFHLHPGVKFQTTDYFKPTRDLNADDVIFSFDRQFNKENPWNGDKYLPNLTWDYYTGMDMPKYVAKWEKVDDLTVKLTLTEPNAPMLANLGMDFASIVSKEYADQLAKDGKMADFSTKPIGTGPFQFVDYQLDSVIRYAANPDYFKGKEKIDDLVFAITPDATARTQKVLAGECDIAPYPNPADIASIKANKDVTLMDQAGLNIGYMSYNTTIPPLDKPEVRHALNQAIDRESLIKSLFQDAGATPAENLIPPTMWSWNKDVKTDAYNPDAAKKVLEAAGLKEIQLWASDRVRPYNPNFQRAAELIQADWAKVGVKAEIVNYEWTKYRSEGKKKDRPGAFQIGWTGDNGDPDNFFATLFACSAIGVSNYSSWCDKDFEDLIQKAKKTSDQAERTKLYEQAQVIFAKEAPAFLLVHSQVYAVVRNNVSGFKMDPLGIHRFDGVDKAE
- a CDS encoding long-chain fatty acid--CoA ligase, which translates into the protein MAKASKAPVKASAKAVSKPAAADGQGKAGAKAATAGTRAKSAKTAPAAKAATAKAVAKPATKAAPAKTSVTKTSATKTPAKAAPAKTSPVKTSPAKTSPAKTGATKAASPAKAAPTTKPATAANKRLPKALTELAAGLPEKPWLKSYPKNVAAEIGALPYSSIGDFLVAACKQFSAQPAFTCMDKSISYADVEQLSAAFGAYLQSKGLQKGARVAVMMPNVLQYPVAMMGILRAGYVVVNINPLYTPRELEHQLKDSGAQAIVILENFASTLQAVIARTAVKHVVVAAMGDMLGLKGTIVNFVVRRVKKMVPAWSLPGHVKFNAAMKAGAGLGFKPAKVAADDVAFLQYTGGTTGVSKGATLLHSNVLSNVVQNAQWMEDAYTIKPKPAHPNFICALPLYHIFALTVNALMGMQQGARNVLIPNPRDIPGFVKELAKYPVHIFPGLNTLFNALLNNEDFRKLDFKPLVLTLGGGMAVQKGVAERWKALTGCPVTEGYGLSETSPVATANKFSSGEFTGTIGLPLPSTEIAIRDDDGNNLPLGEVGEICIRGPQVMAGYWNRPDETAKVMTKDGYFKSGDMGFMDERGYTKIVDRKKDMILVSGFNVYPNELEEVVAMHPGVLEVAAIGVPDEHSGEVPKLFIVKKDPALTVEAITAFCRENLTGYKRPKYIEFRTELPKTPVGKILRRALRA
- a CDS encoding class I SAM-dependent methyltransferase, whose translation is MRLVPVPALAEIRLYTAHPGSGLRRLVDPEDDADADDDAPEPQPPYWAYAWAGGAVLARHILDHPKMVAGRRVLDLGAGSGIVGIAAAKAGASQVTAAEIDRNGVAAIGLNAAANGVAINIVDKDITTGPPPPVDLVFAGDVFYSREVALRVIPFLDRCLAAGIEVLVGDPRRHDLPLSRLRLLAEYPVPDFGDAKGAALKPSGVFRFEADTEPAPAGAIKPSP
- a CDS encoding HAD family hydrolase, with the translated sequence MADIKGILFDKDGTLVDFNATWLGVADFMAMDAADGDRWKADRLLAAAGFDFANRRFKPDSIFASGTNMDVVELWFPRLSDEDQMLAVARFNEITSVQGSAMAVALPGIVDTLATLHKRSYRLGVATNDSTSGAEKTLVTLGVAQLFDAAYGYDAVANPKPAPDTIQAFCDLTGLKPAEIAMVGDNRHDLEMARAGGCGLAVGVLSGTGTRESLAGIADVVLDSVADLPDFLSARVKETV
- the pgi gene encoding glucose-6-phosphate isomerase; translated protein: MDKSAFQKQLAALRDHRAAAPGSMRQAFAADPRRFQTFSASDGDLLLDWSKCAVDATTMDLLEKLAGAADLEGRRAAMFAGKKINITEDRAVLHTALRNLSGKGVTVDGQDVKADVLSVLDAMGAFADAIRSGKAPGATGKKITDIVNIGIGGSDLGPAMATLALAPYHDGPRAHYVSNIDGAHIHDTLKGLSAETTLFIIASKTFTTVETMTNAQTARDWVQKALGKQAVGKHFAAVSTALDLVAKFGIEQDRVFGFWDWVGGRYSVWGAIGLPVMIAIGPRNFRAFLDGAHEMDEHFRTAPLTANLPVLLGLVGWWHRVICGYPARAVIPYDQRLSRLPAYLQQLDMESNGKGVTLDGTPVATPTGPLVWGEPGTNGQHAFFQLLHQGTDLIPVEFLAAAVGHEPELKHQHDLLLANCLAQSEALMKGRTLDEARAQMLAKGMKPADVDKIAPHRVFSGNRPSLTILYRKLDPRTFGRLIALYEHRVFVEGTLFNINSFDQWGVELGKELATGLLPVVEGKESAANRDASTRGLVERIHQLRGSE
- the pdxR gene encoding MocR-like pyridoxine biosynthesis transcription factor PdxR, producing MPQRNDTAIWSGLFRISAESGQTLQAQIRQAIVAAILDRQIAASMPLPSCRILAEKLGVARGTVVLAFQQLVDQGFLVARERRGHFVNPDVLATPAKPHQKAPDQANEIDWKARRQIAASDMPPPAKHENWIKSSYPFVYGQFDPALFPTAEWRECNRMALAVLEIRNWASDMVDRDDPLLIEQIQARLLPRRGIFANPDEIIVTLGAQNALYMLASLLMTKGSKVAMEDPGYPDARSIFRLAGADIQPVPVDQSGIVTSSIPNDSGFVFVTPSHHCPTMVPLSAERRQDLLARANRHNQIIIEDGYDSQLLDEAPQQALKSLDRSGRVVYVGSMSKTLAPGLRLGYIVASAGLISELRALRRFMLRHPPANNQRAVALFLSLGHHEALVRRLSSAFDERRKRLVHAISAFLPEWRSTDSAGGTSLWLEGPRGTDSRGLAEAAASRSVIIEPGDRFFDRTEKPSRFMRLGISSIALQHIEPGIRELATAAGRRPAAA